In Penicillium oxalicum strain HP7-1 chromosome I, whole genome shotgun sequence, a single window of DNA contains:
- a CDS encoding Ubiquitin-like protein ATG12, giving the protein MDSSSSPSHESPVYQSSQPATSTLSHRPAPDRPPASSGSASPQIGDAPIPDDAQGADLPMNMTASVMLTGLPRDAHQALADVEVIDAGKVTVRFQPLPSAPILKNRVFKISASQKFETVVKFLRKKLDCKDTDSVFCYVNSVFAPGLDEGVGGLWRCFKTDDQLIVAYSMTPAFG; this is encoded by the exons ATGGactcttcatcatcaccatcacacGAGTCGCCTGTATATCAGTCATCCCAGCCAGCAACAAGCACCCTGAGCCATCGTCCCGCACCGGACCGTCCACCCGCTTCCTCTGGATCGGCATCTCCTCAAATTGGAGATGCCCCTATCCCAGACGACGCTCAGGGGGCTGATCTGCCCATGAATATGACAGCTTCGGTCATGCTCACCGGGTTGCCCCGCGATGCGCACCAAGCACTTGCTGATGTGGAGGTGATCGATGCTGGTAAAG TGACCGTCCGCTTTCAGCCTCTGCCATCGGCACCGATCCTGAAGAACCGCGTCTTCAAGATCAGTGCATCGCAAAAGTTTGAGACAGTGGTCAAGTTCCTCCGCAAAAAGCTGGACTGCAAAGATACCGACTCAGTTTTTTGCTACGTGAACAGTGTGTTCGCACCCGGCCTGGATGAAGGCGTGGGTGGGCTTTGGCGA TGTTTCAAAACAGATGATCAATTGATTGTCGCCTACTCTATGACGCCAGCGTTTGGGTGA
- a CDS encoding 3-methyl-2-oxobutanoate hydroxymethyltransferase, producing the protein MVAQTARLRPLARTISTALSPLSKITHHASPFRPRPSSSSPNLRPALAPRIQTRHSSYHSPEPTSNTPNARKKVTMVTLRNLYKKGEPIAMITAHDFPSARAADESGMDMVLVGDSLGMVAMGLENTTEVIMEEMLLHCRSVARGAKAAFIIGDLPMGSYEVTPEQAVQSSLRFIKEGRVHGVKIEGGEELAPTVKRITQAGIPVVGHIGLTPQRQNALGGFRVQGKTAIGAVQLLKDALALQEAGAFMLVLEAMPPEVAGLITSKLQIPTIGIGAGNGCSGQVLVQVDMTGNFPPGRFMPKFVKKYADVWGEATRGMQQYRDEVKSRQFPSPEYTYPITKEELSKFEQTVDRLYDGRSRTGSE; encoded by the exons ATGGTCGCGCAAACGGCGAGGTTGCGTCCACTCGCGCGGACGATCTCAACTGCGCTGTCTCCCTTGAGCAAGATCACGCATCATGCGTCCCCCTTTCGTCCAAgaccctcctcctcatcgcccAATCTACGCCCAGCGCTGGCTCCTCGCATCCAAACCCGACATAGTTCATACCACTCACCCGAGCCGACCTCGAATACACCCAATGCACGCAAAAAGGTCACCATGGTCACGCTGCGAAATCTCTACAAAAAGGGAGAACCGATCGCCATGATCACCGCCCACGACTTCCCGAGCGCACGTGCCGCGGATGAATCGGGGATGGACATGGTACTGGTTGGCGACAGTCTGGGCATGGTAGCCATGGGGCTAGAAAATACCACGGAGGTCATCATGGAAGAGATGCTTTTACATTGTCGGAGCGTGGCTCGGGGAGCAAAGGCGGCTTTCATT ATCGGCGATCTGCCCATGGGCTCTTACGAGGTCACCCCCGAACAGGCGGTGCAATCTTCGTTGCGATTCATCAAAGAAGGCCGCGTGCATGGAGTCAAGATCGAGGGAGGCGAGGAACTGGCTCCAACCGTCAAGCGCATCACTCAGGCAGGGATCCCCGTGGTCGGTCACATTGGTCTCACTCCGCAAAGGCAAAATGCCCTGGGTGGGTTCCGGGTGCAAGGCAAAACCGCCATCGGTGCGGTGCAGCTTCTCAAAGATGCGTTGGCGTTGCAAGAGGCTGGCGCATTCATGCTCGTCCTGGAGGCGATGCCGCCCGAAGTGGCAGGCCTGATCACCTCGAAGCTGCAAATTCCGACTATCGGCATTGGGGCCGGAAATGGCTGCTCGGGGCAGGTCCTCGTGCAAGTCGACATGACGGGCAATTTCCCCCCGGGTCGTTTTATGCCCAAGTTTGTCAAGAAGTACGCCGACGTTTGGGGCGAGGCAACACGAGGCATGCAGCAGTATCGCGACGAGGTCAAAAGCCGACAATTCCCTTCGCCCGAGTATACATACCCCATCACGAAAGAGGAGCTGTCAAAGTTCGAGCAGACGGTCGATCGGTTGTATGATGGCAGATCACGAACCGGCTCTGAATAG